From Anas acuta chromosome 11, bAnaAcu1.1, whole genome shotgun sequence, the proteins below share one genomic window:
- the PDE12 gene encoding 2',5'-phosphodiesterase 12 encodes MWQRLRAALRRLRAGGPAPGPVPAGMERAVVRCVPAEPKLSVRLVLPDGSARHMQRDQEEPLGRALARLAATAAKGRAKAAKKSKKARAEPGEGEEAAAAAVPAVRLFSRDGLAVAEEVPNAAAWQDGAVLQVGEARYRVERNPPAVTELRLPRSLLAGFPVCPKVSAEFAAPRHCVFRWYRQRRPAEGEGGEGDAAWVEEAEGTERVFTPCNALVGLRLKLRCTPGDGEQRYGQPCEVESSRPVEAGPGACTFDSRHLYTRKVCGHGSVRAVSYNILADTYAQTEFSRTVLYPYCAPYALEIDYRQNLLKKELAGYSADLICLQEVDKSVFVDSLAPALDAFGLEGLFKIKEKQHEGLATFYRRDKFSLLSQHDIVFSEALLSDPLHKELCDKLTEYPAVREKVLQRSSVLQVSVLQSATDPSKKICVANTHLYWHPKGGNIRLIQIAVALSHLKHVACDLHPSIPVIFCGDFNSTPSSGTYSFISSGGIAEDHEDWVSNGEEERCNMPLTHPFKLQSACGEPAYTNYVGGFHGCLDYIFIDKTALEVEQVIPLPSHEEVTTHQALPSVSHPSDHIALICDLKWK; translated from the exons ATGTGGCAGCGGCTGCGCGCCGCTCTCCGCCGGCTCCGCGcgggcggcccggccccgggccccgTCCCCGCGGGCATGGAGCGGGCCGTGGTGCGCTGCGTGCCGGCAGAGCCCAAGCTGAGCGTGCGGCTCGTGCTGCCCGACGGCAGCGCCAGGCACATGCAGCGCGACCAGGAGGAGCCGCTGGGCCGGGCGCTGGCCCGCCTCGCCGCCACTGCCGCTAAGGGCCGCGCGAAGGCGGCCAAGAAGAGCAAGAAGGCGCGGGCCGAGCCGGGGGAGGGCGAGGaggcagcagcggcggcggtgCCGGCCGTGCGGTTGTTCTCCCGCGACGGGCTGGCGGTGGCCGAGGAGGTGCCGAACGCGGCGGCGTGGCAGGACGGCGCCGTGCTGCAGGTGGGCGAGGCGCGGTACCGCGTGGAGCGCAACCCGCCCGCAGTCACCGAGCTGCGGCTGCCCCGCTCGCTGCTGGCCGGCTTCCCCGTGTGCCCCAAGGTGAGCGCCGAGTTCGCCGCCCCCAGGCACTGCGTCTTCCGCTGGTACCGCCAGCGGCGGCCCGcggagggggaaggaggtgaAGGAGACGCGGCTTGGGTGGAGGAGGCGGAGGGCACCGAGCGGGTCTTCACGCCCTGCAACGCGCTCGTGGGGCTGCGGCTGAAGCTGCGCTGCACGCCCGGAGATGGGGAGCAGCGCTACGGGCAGCCCTGCGAGGTGGAGAGCAGCAGGCCCGTGGAGGCCGGTCCTGGCGCCTGCACCTTCGACTCGCGGCACCTGTACACCAGGAAGGTGTGCGGCCATGGCTCCGTCCGTGCTGTCTCTTACAACATCCTGGCTGACACCTATGCCCAAACGGAGTTTTCCCGCACCGTGCTGTACCCGTACTGCGCCCCATACGCGCTGGAGATCGACTACCGGCAGAACCTGCTGAAGAAGGAGCTGGCGGGCTACAGCGCCGACCTCATCTGCCTGCAAGAAGTGGACAAGTCCGTCTTCGTGGACAGCCTGGCTCCGGCTCTGGATGCGTTTGGACTCGAAGGGCTCTTCAAGATCAAGGAGAAACAGCACGAGGGCCTGGCCACTTTCTACCGCAGGGACAAGTTCAGCCTGCTGAGCCAGCACGACATCGTGTTCAGTGAGGCCCTGCTCTCGGACCCGCTGCACAAGGAGCTGTGTGATAAGCTGACCGAGTACCCTGCGGTGCGGGAGAAGGTGCTGCAGAGATCATCTGTGCTGCAG gtTTCCGTTCTTCAGTCTGCAACTGATCCTTCCAAGAAGATTTGTGTAGCTAACACCCATTTGTACTGGCATCCGAAAG GTGGGAACATCCGTCTCATCCAAATCGCTGTAGCCTTATCTCACCTCAAGCATGTAGCATGTGACTTGCATCCCAGTATACCAGTCATATTCTGTGGAGACTTTAACAGCACACCATCATCTGGAACTTACAGTTTTATCAGCAGTGGAGGCATTGCTGAAGATCATGAGGACTGGGTCTCTaatggagaagaagaaaggtgCAATATGCCTCTAACCCATCCTTTCAAACTGCAAAGTGCTTGTGGAGAACCTGCTTACACAAACTATGTTGGTGGGTTTCATGGATGTCTGGACTATATTTTCATTGACAAAACTGCTCTAGAGGTTGAACAGGTCATTCCATTGCCAAGTCATGAAGAAGTAACGACCCATCAGGCTTTGCCAAGTGTTTCACATCCTTCTGATCATATAGCACTAATATGTGACTTAAAGTGGAAATAG